Part of the Pomacea canaliculata isolate SZHN2017 linkage group LG11, ASM307304v1, whole genome shotgun sequence genome is shown below.
AAAAAAGAACGGTAACAATACTTGTTTGCACATCAAGGTAAATTCTGTCTTATTGAACAAGACAAACTATATATGTCTACTAGAGGactaatatataataatatatatatacgataAACGATCACATGCTCCCTGGcaaaggaaattaaaataactCCCACTCCCTAACACAAACTAAAAACACAGCCTATAGGGGTCGACATACCTCCCTCTCATTTACAATGATGAAAGTGTCAGCTGTGGGGCAACGCGAAACCTTCGAGGTAATAGCGCTctctcgggttactaaaaatagattttgacgtcacgcagcagagcatcatgggattgctttgcgggcaaacactgcacgttgttctttctgtttacgctacggcgactgacaaagagcggcatttgtttatattaatctctgaaacaatgttgaaaacaggaggaaccaggcactgctgttggggtttatgtaaatcggactccagatatccagagcagttaccggaggggacgttttttattccatttccaaagccttgtaagaccagtgacaaaatgacTCATGCAGGGGGAAAGACAACAGGGCAAgttcaagactgagaaagcaaagcgctggcagtttttatgtgggcgatctgatgtccaaaatgtggagaaaataaccaggagcacatatatctgctctctgcattttcgtggtggaaaaggcccaacatctgagaacGACGAACCAATAGtagcgacgcttacagacgaggaaacaCAAGCGACAGGGAGGTAACAGGGAGGTAGACTCCAgcgcaacgtggcgaccaacctgcacattatcaacgagacaaatgagaagaaaactggtccatccaggcgttttaccccaaaagagaaactgttcattacacttctgaggctgcgaaaaggacttccactgaaaatgattgcctacatgtttgacacatctgaatcgtttgagagcaatttttgtcagtttatgttcctacacttcaagtctatgaatgtccctatattcccaacaaaggatataggtaaaacatctttgccaagagtgtttagacagtttaaaaatgtcagatactctgtagactgcacacaattcttttgtcagacacccaggattatgggcagcaaggcaatgtgtattccACTTACAAGCACCAtaccacaatgaaaggactgattgcagtcacccctaaaggtgctgcatgttttgttgatatatttgagaaatgtggcattctacaacacattgaacaaggagatgttttgcttgtggacaaagggtttaaagtgtaggatttgcttttgtcgAGACCGGCTACTACTGTATAAAGATCCCTGCATTTCTAGGTAAGCGAGCTAGTCTGTCTGCAGaacaggagatggatacaagaagggtagccaaggcacgaattcatgtagaacgctttaatgaaagacttaaaaagttcatgcttctcagtagaactatccccctaagcctcagttgtgttgcctcccaaatggtttttcttggatgaagtttggtaaattttcagagtagcttatgtatttaaaagcaagtgaaatgataatgtaccacatagattggtcaaagacagaaatgtgggagtattttttaccaaaaacagactgaacagaatttttggtgttaaactgatggtcaacctatcaattcattcaggggcatatgacagaaaagcattgtaaataaatctgtatagtaattaatattataggttacaagtactgttctgcttcatagtaaacaaagagaaaaataaaaaatcaaaaccgcatttgtacacgttcacgttttgtttttttgaacaataaactgcacagcaacgcattcgctgcaaacgctggtgtagtacatgtgggaatatatttgtccgctttgaattcccagaagcccttgcgcggctagatcgtgacgtcatctgtggaaagcgctaTTCTCGTAGTACTCTTTGTCCGGTTGTCCTCCTCAGCTGACCAAGCCTGTCTTTTCCTTCACTTCATAAGTTTTCAAAGTACCCCGAAGTGTCCCCATTTCACAATGCAACAATTATTGGACAATCCTTCGACATGAAGTCTTTACAAGAAAAGATTGAACTTTAACCCCACGTGCtgacacaagcacacaacatTAACATCAAGAGACTGGCACAGTGTCATCTGGCAGTGACACATACTGTCAAGACTTTTATCCAGGTTATCCTATTCATCAACAACTGGTCCTCACATCGTCTGCTTTACCCACTCGAGACATGAACCATGATATAAAGTCGTTAACTGAACTTTAACCTAAGACTAAGCCCCTTGACATGAATTCTCACAATGCCCTTCACTAACTTTTCCCAAGTTTCCCAGGAGACTTTCTCGATGGTTTGAATGGGTCGTAGGTTGCTGGTCTCGAAAATTCAATTTTGTTCCATTGAGAGTGTCCTGTCCTTGTTATCAATCACTGcagtcttttaaaatttaacggTTTACTATAGTGAAAAAGAGTTAATATTCAAGATTCGACAAACGTCGCtgttatattattaaaaagttcaaaacatttgttatgtggtttatattttcagacaaCGGTGAAATCCCGTATTCGGAATTCCAACACTCCTACCCACTGGTAAATGAATTAGCGGCTATTTAATagtgatgagagagaaagagagagagagagagagagagatgagaatATTTAATAGTAGAAGTAGAAGAAGAGAGACTGTCCAGCTCATCCAGAAGCTGTTTTACAGGAATGAGTTCTCATGGAAGGCGCCTTGGTGCTGGTCCACTGGTTGatatgttttgctgtttccaGTTCTACGCTGAAGTCATGAAGGAGAAGAGGGTCCTTGCTCACTGGTGAGAAGATCACAGAGAGTCGCTACCTGCAGGACACCACAAATACCAGTTGACAAGTTGATGTAGTTTTAGCCTTTTGCGTGTTACTGATGTGTTGAAAGGTGAAGggacttttaataataaataaacagttccTGGATCCTTTGACGATTGCAATTCGTTTGTTGAAACTGATGTCCGTGTGACCaatagtttaaataaaatggtGAATGTTATTTTCTGAGGCTGAGATCAAACATATCCATCGAGAACACCGGTATGAAAGTAGGGGACATCTGTGAAGACTTATTAAAACCTGGACTGGTTGACCTTTTACAGCTTTCTatgggaagtaatccatagCAGAACAATTTCTTAATATACCAAtactttcttccttcatttctttatttgctaaCGCACGCTACCTTTTATGTAATATACTGAATTGATGAGTGGTAGGagcaatgtttgttttatttttttccccttccaaGAAACCAAGGAGGTTCCTCGATAAAGACattgaaatctctctctctctctttgtatttCTTCTAAAGGCACTGCCtaatgtgttaatgtgtttaGTAAACAGACCAACACATGCGGACCGACTTacagatttcttttgtttcttttattgcaCAACAGCCTAGAAGACTTGCAAAAGgttttgaaaacaatgaaaaaatatgcGTTGACTTTAACAGATGTAGGTCTGAGAAAATACTTTCCATTTGTTAATTGGGAAGAGGGTTCATGATACAAATGAATGAGGGAGGagtacaggagaaataaaaggtTATGTCTGGCATGACAACGAGGTACACAGCTAATGATGAAGCAACTAACCTGCGCAGAATACTTGATAGATACATAGAGAAGTGACAGCGGGGGAAAGGACAGGTACAGATGTTAAGACGGAGATGAAGACACTACAGAGGACGAAATGGATGTGCAAGGTTTCCGTCATAAGAAAATCCCTGTGGTCCTCGTTCTGGCAGGTCAAAGGTTCGGTACCAGGCTAAAGACAGTCCTTTATTGCCTGTGACTAAGATtatcattataataaaaacGCCAGctttaatattaatatcaaCAAAGACGACTTGTCTATTTGAGTtcgaaaaaaaagtctgtttactGACCACTTGAACATTCGAGAAGCTGTTTGTTCTCCCTCGCCACGTTTCTGAtacaatttgtgtgtgtatgaaattATTGTGTATAATTAAGAGTGTGTGTATAATTGTGTAAATATAGCTGGCTATAAATATGTGATACTTTCACAGTTTGAGGCCTGGGCAGAATAGGTGTGAGAAGCATCATGGGAATGCTCGGTCATGCGCGCAAGTAAATGTTTCTGCTACTAACAATGTTGTGTAATCAAACGGCTCGTTAAACGGTGACTGCCTCTACAAATTCCGTTAAATTGCTTTTACTGGTTTTCTTTGTGTCCACAGTTTACATGTGTTTACAGGTCTTTACAGGTTTTAACAAGTCTTTTCAGATGTTCCCtactattttttcttctgtttcttctcaacataaaaaataacaatcacaATTTCCCACTCTCGATCATAAggacatgagtctcaacaatcGAATTACAATCATCGAGGTAGCCTCGATTCATTTGGTTTATTAAACATccctttattttcctttttatcagtTACATGATTCATGAATGTTTCGAAATATCaaacagaaacttttatttgtttcttcctttgGGAGCCTGTCTTCAGTCGGTTAAGACCTCCAATGCACGTGTCACTGCATCTTTAAActggtaaaacaaaataatcaccCAGTGGTCAAACACATATCTTACATTATTAAAATTACATTAAGGAGTAAAATATGTAACTCACTTTACTTAATAGGTAATGCAGCATATGTATCGCATTTTTTGCATGTTAAGtatcctcctcttcttcttttttgctaCTGTTTCTTCTTAAtcatcacattttttcttttcccctctttttctctcatttctcaaAAATATATCAGCTAATTTTATTACCAATGGAAAGGTTTGCGTGAATTCCGTGTACGAGACTTCGCTGtcaactgaaaatattaaacatatatCAAATGTTATACAAGTTCGAATCGTAGGCTATGAACATACAGCAACGGGTTGGCTTAGTGATGTAAACTAAATTTTAGTTAACTTCCAAGAGATTCCCATTTTTCGTGGGGAGCATGTTGGGAAGCgtgagattttttaaattaattgttCCATCGAGCTTTTGATCTTTCtttgtgagtatatatatatatatattgtgtttttatgtgtatatatatatataaaatgggTTTTCGGGAGAcatattttgttagttttttcgATAAGAAAGAATATTTCGGGGATGTATGCACGAGTATAGTTCACAGTATGTCTTTTATCGTACTCACGGTCATTGTCCAGACGAGCCAGTATGGCATGAGCAACTCCTCGACCAATTTTGACATCTTTGATTCCATCGAGCTTGTCGTAGAAATGAAAGGCGACCTTGGGTACCTCGGGGTAGAGACCATCTATAAACTCCTGATAACTCAAAAAGCCATCGCCTGCAAACAAGATTTGTTGGGAAAGAAATAGTCTTCTTATTGTCGTCAATGACATTTGCCATTCTGACAtctttaacattttctaaaaaaaaaaagaacggcCAGTTTTGGCCAAACAATTAATCTTGCTTTGGCTTTTtgctttgatgatgatgaggaggaggaggaggaagaggaggaggaggagggttaCCATTCACGTCGTAGTTGTCGAAATATTGAAATATGTCATTCAGCTTCAGTATGCCGTCTTGATCTTTGTCCAAACTTTGGAAAGtaacaaacaaattttcttcGGCCAGTCTGGAGACATCAATACATTTCGTAATTACTTTATTGTATTAGTGAAATTTTTTCTTATGGCGAATATATAAGATATGCTGTGTGAA
Proteins encoded:
- the LOC112576044 gene encoding uncharacterized protein LOC112576044; protein product: MKVVILFGLLVTVLGLAEENLFVTFQSLDKDQDGILKLNDIFQYFDNYDVNGDGFLSYQEFIDGLYPEVPKVAFHFYDKLDGIKDVKIGRGVAHAILARLDNDLDSEVSYTEFTQTFPLFKDAVTRALEVLTD